In Streptomyces qaidamensis, one DNA window encodes the following:
- a CDS encoding helix-turn-helix domain-containing protein, whose amino-acid sequence MGKARPVTDEDRQRVRELHAEGKGRNEIATELGRSGRTISEIAKGLGISFARAAEVRTATEVRQADLAARRAAFAIKLQDIAEREAAKINQPHEYWDWGGKEHDFDTHTAPEPTPGDKRAYMGLVATAVDRSLKLAPPKEEGGADEVGSLLVGLFDKLRAKHGDH is encoded by the coding sequence ATGGGCAAGGCCCGACCGGTCACCGACGAAGACCGCCAGCGCGTCCGCGAACTCCACGCGGAGGGCAAGGGCCGCAACGAGATCGCCACCGAGCTGGGCCGCTCCGGCCGCACGATCAGCGAGATCGCCAAAGGCCTCGGCATCAGCTTCGCCCGGGCCGCCGAGGTGCGCACCGCGACCGAGGTCCGTCAGGCCGACCTCGCCGCCCGCCGCGCCGCCTTCGCCATCAAGCTCCAGGACATCGCCGAGCGCGAGGCCGCGAAGATCAACCAGCCACACGAGTACTGGGACTGGGGCGGCAAGGAACACGACTTCGACACCCATACCGCGCCCGAGCCGACCCCCGGCGACAAGCGCGCGTACATGGGACTGGTCGCCACCGCCGTCGACCGGTCGCTGAAGCTCGCCCCACCCAAGGAGGAGGGCGGCGCAGACGAGGTCGGTTCGCTCCTCGTAGGCCTCTTCGACAAGCTCCGAGCCAAGCATGGCGACCACTGA
- a CDS encoding DUF433 domain-containing protein, with protein MGFPVDLTAALTGASVWQLASWRKDLLQPEVQSNPVLYSFRDLVALRMFVRLRAEVPLQRIRKAVNTMRDWDLTQHPSRYTLLTDGDTVFLKEHDRAIDLVRRPGQEVLLSIEDAFAAFTNLQGRGVVDFRRPRPNVEVEQQRLGGWPTVAGTRVAYDTIAKLVEGGIPPGDIERFYPTVTQAAAADAADFHAEVIQLRRTAA; from the coding sequence ATGGGATTCCCTGTGGACCTGACGGCTGCGCTGACCGGCGCGTCGGTCTGGCAGCTAGCCAGTTGGCGCAAGGACCTTTTGCAGCCTGAAGTGCAGAGCAACCCCGTGTTGTACTCCTTCCGCGATCTCGTCGCGCTGCGAATGTTCGTCCGTCTGCGCGCCGAGGTCCCCCTACAGCGCATCAGGAAAGCCGTGAACACGATGCGGGACTGGGACCTCACACAGCACCCCTCCCGCTACACGCTTCTCACTGACGGCGACACAGTGTTCCTCAAGGAACACGACCGCGCGATCGACCTCGTCCGACGCCCAGGCCAGGAAGTCCTTCTCAGCATCGAGGACGCCTTCGCCGCCTTCACCAACCTGCAGGGGCGAGGGGTCGTCGACTTCCGTCGCCCTCGGCCGAACGTAGAGGTTGAGCAGCAGCGGCTTGGCGGCTGGCCAACCGTCGCCGGCACCCGAGTCGCCTATGACACCATCGCCAAGCTCGTCGAGGGCGGCATCCCTCCCGGCGACATCGAACGCTTCTACCCAACCGTCACCCAGGCAGCAGCCGCAGACGCGGCAGACTTCCACGCGGAAGTGATTCAGCTCCGCAGGACGGCAGCGTGA